In one Mucilaginibacter ginsenosidivorax genomic region, the following are encoded:
- a CDS encoding amidohydrolase → MKLRIAPLFLVFATQVFAQQSQVSTKADALKDQVIAWRRDFHEHPELGNHEVRTSAIIAKHLQSLGIQVQTGVATTGVVGILKGGKPGPVVALRADMDGLPVVERTDVPFASKVKTTYNGQEVGVMHACGHDSHMAILMGVAQVLSGMKNELHGTVKFIFQPAEEGVEPGQKGGAEEMVKEGVLENPKVDVVFGLHINSQTEVGKITYRPGGTMAGVNDMQIIVKGRSAHGAYPWSSVDPIVVSAEIINNLQTIVSRNINITENPAVVTIGSIKGGNRSNIIPESVEMLGTLRSFTAADEKMLVERVKQIATKTAEAQGATAEVKIPYSSHYPVTYNDPALTQQMLPSLQKTAGADNVMLKPPVTGAEDFSFYQEKVPGMFIFLGGMPKGADPLKAPSHHTPDFYIDESGFSLGVKALCNLTLDYMNAKGK, encoded by the coding sequence ATGAAATTACGCATCGCTCCCCTTTTTTTGGTGTTTGCAACACAGGTATTTGCCCAGCAAAGCCAGGTGAGTACTAAAGCCGATGCCCTTAAAGACCAGGTAATAGCCTGGCGCCGCGATTTTCATGAACACCCCGAATTGGGTAACCACGAAGTGCGTACTTCGGCAATTATTGCCAAACATTTGCAGTCGTTGGGTATCCAGGTGCAAACGGGCGTAGCTACAACCGGCGTTGTGGGCATTTTAAAAGGCGGCAAGCCTGGCCCGGTAGTTGCCTTAAGGGCAGATATGGATGGTTTGCCGGTTGTTGAGCGCACCGATGTTCCTTTTGCATCAAAGGTAAAAACCACCTATAACGGCCAGGAGGTTGGCGTAATGCATGCTTGCGGACATGATTCGCACATGGCTATTTTGATGGGTGTGGCCCAGGTGCTTTCGGGCATGAAAAACGAGTTGCACGGAACTGTTAAATTTATTTTTCAGCCTGCCGAAGAAGGGGTAGAGCCCGGCCAAAAAGGCGGTGCCGAAGAAATGGTGAAGGAAGGTGTACTTGAAAATCCTAAAGTTGATGTAGTATTTGGCCTGCACATTAATTCGCAAACCGAGGTTGGTAAAATAACCTATCGCCCGGGCGGTACAATGGCAGGCGTTAACGATATGCAGATTATCGTAAAAGGGCGGTCGGCACATGGAGCTTATCCATGGTCGAGCGTTGACCCGATTGTGGTTTCGGCCGAGATCATCAATAACCTGCAAACTATAGTAAGCCGTAATATAAACATAACCGAAAACCCGGCAGTGGTAACCATTGGCTCCATCAAAGGCGGTAACCGGTCGAACATTATTCCCGAAAGCGTTGAAATGCTGGGTACTTTGCGTTCATTTACTGCGGCCGATGAAAAGATGCTTGTTGAACGGGTAAAGCAGATAGCAACAAAAACGGCTGAAGCGCAAGGCGCTACTGCCGAGGTGAAGATTCCGTATAGCAGCCATTACCCGGTTACTTATAACGATCCGGCGCTTACACAGCAAATGCTGCCCAGCCTGCAAAAAACAGCCGGTGCCGATAATGTGATGTTAAAGCCGCCTGTTACCGGTGCCGAAGATTTTAGCTTTTACCAGGAAAAAGTACCTGGCATGTTCATTTTTTTAGGTGGCATGCCTAAAGGTGCCGATCCGCTAAAAGCACCATCGCACCATACGCCCGATTTTTATATCGACGAAAGTGGCTTTAGCCTGGGTGTAAAAGCATTGTGCAATTTAACGCTGGATTATATGAATGCTAAAGGAAAATAG
- a CDS encoding FKBP-type peptidyl-prolyl cis-trans isomerase produces MKKLLLLILFPLALYSLSSCTKVSDPTITTAIQQAADDDAAIKAYLTVHPEITNVKDTLGCYYQVVSTGAGAYPTATTTIKGTYTGSLLGGTAFATNASISAPLSSLIYGWQIVLPHVPIGSKIIMLIPSIYGYGTSGSGAIPANAVLRFDVDLSPPGA; encoded by the coding sequence ATGAAAAAACTTTTACTTTTAATTCTATTTCCTTTAGCCCTCTATTCGCTGTCGTCATGTACAAAAGTTAGCGACCCGACAATAACAACAGCAATACAGCAGGCTGCCGACGACGATGCAGCAATTAAAGCTTATTTAACCGTTCACCCCGAAATTACCAATGTTAAGGATACTTTAGGATGTTACTACCAGGTAGTTTCTACTGGCGCAGGGGCATATCCTACGGCTACAACCACTATCAAAGGAACTTATACCGGGTCGTTGCTTGGCGGAACTGCATTTGCCACAAATGCCTCTATTAGCGCCCCGTTGAGCAGTTTGATTTATGGATGGCAGATAGTTTTACCTCACGTACCTATAGGATCGAAAATTATTATGCTGATACCATCCATTTACGGGTATGGTACCTCGGGCTCAGGAGCAATTCCTGCAAACGCGGTATTGAGGTTTGATGTAGACCTTTCGCCTCCGGGCGCTTAA
- a CDS encoding beta-N-acetylhexosaminidase, translated as MKKLIMLLGCCGLHALSFGQAPNNGLSIIPEPVKVTQKAGKFVLPKIVVLETGNPAGLAPVIAYMKKKLGAAAGTAVAVKTVAPTASIKFVINKKNDPPIGAEGYNLSVTAKKVVIKANAPAGLFYGVQTFMQLLPKEIESKEFVKGVKWTAPAVDITDYPRFEWRGLMFDVARHFFTKAEVEQYIDNMVKYKLNLLHLHLTDDEGWRVEIKSLPRLTTVGAYNVKKVGQFGTFTPPAADEPRTYGGFYTQEDIKELVQYAKDRFVNILPEVDVPGHSLAAVVAYPELSCTPGADKYVVNSGEPFMNWNGPHNTAIVDNTLCPANESVYVFLDKVMTEIAQLFPFGYIHVGGDECAKNFWEQSEAIKALMVKENLKTQQEVQSYFEKRLEKIVESKGKKFMGWDEILEGGLGPNAAVMSWRGVKGGIEAAKMGHDVVMSPTTFAYLDYMQSDVNETKVYAKLRLNKTYEYEPVPDSVDAKLIKGAQANLWTEQVYNIRQAEYMTWPRGMAIAELVWSPKEKKSWPYFFGKVEKHFERFDEAETKYAPSVYDPSFSATKNPDNTLKITLTSEAPGLDIYYSFDNSFPDNFYPKYTAPIDAPKDATQLRVITYRGKKVIGRMTTMPLADLAKKAK; from the coding sequence ATGAAAAAATTAATCATGTTACTCGGTTGCTGTGGACTGCATGCTTTGTCGTTTGGCCAGGCGCCTAACAATGGCCTGTCAATTATTCCGGAGCCCGTTAAGGTTACCCAAAAGGCAGGTAAGTTTGTGTTGCCCAAAATTGTTGTGCTTGAAACAGGTAACCCAGCCGGGCTGGCACCGGTTATAGCGTACATGAAAAAGAAGCTTGGTGCGGCGGCAGGTACTGCTGTAGCGGTAAAAACCGTTGCGCCAACGGCATCCATAAAGTTTGTTATTAATAAAAAAAATGACCCGCCGATTGGTGCCGAAGGTTATAACCTATCGGTAACTGCAAAAAAAGTGGTGATAAAGGCAAATGCCCCGGCAGGCTTATTTTATGGTGTGCAAACCTTTATGCAGCTATTGCCAAAAGAAATAGAAAGTAAGGAATTTGTGAAAGGCGTGAAATGGACAGCCCCCGCGGTTGATATAACAGATTACCCAAGGTTTGAATGGCGGGGCCTGATGTTTGATGTTGCCCGCCACTTTTTTACCAAAGCCGAGGTGGAGCAGTATATTGATAATATGGTAAAATATAAGCTTAACCTGCTGCACCTGCATTTAACCGACGATGAAGGCTGGCGGGTAGAAATTAAAAGCCTGCCCAGACTTACTACAGTGGGCGCTTATAACGTAAAAAAGGTTGGCCAGTTTGGCACATTTACCCCACCGGCTGCCGATGAGCCACGCACTTATGGTGGCTTTTATACCCAGGAAGATATAAAAGAACTTGTACAGTACGCCAAAGACCGTTTTGTTAATATTTTGCCCGAGGTTGACGTTCCGGGGCATAGCCTTGCAGCAGTAGTGGCTTATCCTGAACTTTCATGTACGCCGGGTGCCGATAAATATGTAGTAAACTCCGGCGAGCCCTTTATGAACTGGAACGGGCCGCATAATACCGCCATTGTAGATAATACCCTTTGCCCGGCTAATGAAAGCGTTTACGTTTTTTTGGATAAGGTGATGACCGAAATTGCCCAGCTTTTCCCCTTTGGTTACATCCATGTTGGTGGCGATGAGTGCGCTAAAAACTTTTGGGAACAAAGTGAGGCTATTAAGGCGCTTATGGTAAAAGAAAACCTGAAAACCCAGCAGGAGGTGCAAAGCTATTTTGAAAAACGGCTTGAAAAAATTGTAGAATCAAAAGGGAAAAAATTCATGGGATGGGACGAGATACTGGAGGGCGGCCTTGGGCCCAATGCGGCTGTAATGAGTTGGCGGGGCGTTAAAGGCGGTATTGAAGCCGCTAAAATGGGCCACGATGTGGTGATGAGCCCAACAACATTTGCCTACCTGGATTATATGCAAAGCGATGTAAACGAAACCAAAGTTTATGCAAAGCTACGCCTGAACAAAACTTATGAATATGAACCAGTACCCGATAGCGTTGATGCCAAACTTATAAAAGGCGCACAGGCCAACCTTTGGACAGAACAGGTGTACAATATACGCCAGGCCGAGTACATGACCTGGCCACGTGGTATGGCCATTGCCGAACTGGTATGGTCGCCCAAAGAGAAAAAGAGCTGGCCATACTTTTTTGGCAAGGTTGAAAAACATTTTGAACGCTTTGATGAGGCTGAAACCAAATACGCGCCAAGTGTTTACGACCCTTCGTTCAGCGCTACTAAAAATCCGGATAATACACTTAAGATAACCCTTACCAGCGAGGCGCCGGGTTTGGATATCTATTACAGTTTTGATAACTCGTTCCCTGATAATTTTTATCCGAAGTACACGGCCCCTATTGATGCGCCTAAGGATGCAACGCAATTAAGGGTGATAACCTATCGCGGTAAAAAAGTAATTGGCCGCATGACAACCATGCCATTGGCCGATTTAGCTAAAAAGGCAAAGTAG
- a CDS encoding energy transducer TonB, with amino-acid sequence MNTKKADILQVRKYLNGELDAKAMHRLEHDALDDPFLMDALEGFEQAPKNQQANLADLTARLQQRTEQKKGRVISWQVWSIAASVLIVLTIGGLWIKRTSPEQTKQLAELQKDKTQVVSKDTVATPPPHTTQETLLANNAAKQPVLTSADRPFIPRKYTAGKSVYQQEISANDNKTAAPAGDVLKKVPQVAEPTVEPKQENSSVSEMVVMNYTDNKAKADSLALLAKKAREKASTPIESKLMGNVGGLQVVTSKDAKTQFGYSSINGVIVGKGDNMPVVGAAIRISGTNKSTVTDVNGYFTMPVTKNKETLDIASIGYQPRQVSVKRGDSLKVVLNPDNEALAEVTTVGYGTDKVSKPVAAHPQGEMAGLKKYLQANAIVADGDATGTVSVQFTVNTDGSLSDFKIKKSLSAVADQKAIDLIKAGPTWVGNSNGKPEQVTVKVKFATK; translated from the coding sequence GTGAACACTAAAAAGGCCGACATATTGCAAGTAAGAAAGTACCTTAACGGGGAACTTGATGCCAAAGCTATGCACCGGCTGGAGCACGACGCCCTTGACGATCCTTTTTTGATGGATGCACTGGAGGGTTTTGAACAAGCCCCTAAAAACCAGCAGGCCAACCTTGCCGACCTTACCGCGAGACTACAACAACGTACCGAACAAAAGAAAGGTCGTGTAATATCATGGCAGGTATGGTCAATAGCGGCATCAGTTCTTATTGTGCTTACCATTGGCGGCTTGTGGATTAAAAGGACCTCGCCGGAACAAACAAAGCAACTTGCCGAGTTACAAAAAGATAAAACACAGGTTGTCAGTAAAGACACTGTGGCAACGCCGCCGCCTCATACCACACAGGAAACCTTACTGGCAAATAATGCGGCAAAACAACCCGTTTTGACCAGTGCCGACAGGCCGTTTATTCCCCGGAAATACACTGCCGGTAAATCGGTTTATCAACAGGAGATTTCCGCCAACGATAATAAAACTGCCGCCCCTGCCGGGGATGTGTTAAAAAAAGTCCCCCAGGTTGCCGAACCTACTGTTGAGCCTAAGCAGGAAAACAGCTCGGTAAGCGAAATGGTAGTGATGAACTACACCGACAACAAAGCGAAAGCAGACAGCCTTGCGCTGCTTGCCAAAAAAGCCCGTGAAAAAGCATCTACTCCCATTGAATCAAAATTAATGGGCAACGTTGGCGGTTTGCAGGTAGTTACATCTAAAGATGCCAAAACCCAGTTTGGCTATAGCAGTATAAATGGTGTTATAGTAGGCAAAGGCGATAACATGCCGGTTGTTGGGGCGGCTATACGCATTTCGGGCACCAACAAGAGTACAGTGACCGATGTAAATGGCTACTTTACTATGCCTGTTACCAAAAATAAAGAGACGCTTGATATTGCATCCATAGGTTACCAGCCAAGACAGGTAAGTGTAAAACGTGGCGATAGCCTTAAGGTAGTACTCAACCCGGATAATGAAGCCCTTGCCGAGGTTACGACAGTTGGCTATGGCACCGATAAAGTATCAAAACCGGTAGCCGCACATCCGCAGGGCGAAATGGCGGGCTTAAAAAAATACCTGCAGGCAAATGCCATCGTGGCCGATGGTGACGCCACCGGCACAGTATCGGTACAATTTACTGTGAATACGGACGGTTCTTTAAGCGATTTCAAGATCAAAAAAAGCCTTTCGGCGGTTGCCGATCAAAAGGCTATTGACCTGATAAAAGCCGGCCCAACCTGGGTAGGCAACAGCAATGGAAAACCCGAGCAGGTTACTGTTAAGGTAAAATTCGCTACGAAATAG
- a CDS encoding vWA domain-containing protein, whose protein sequence is MKKLVLIILLFAGLTGFKPNNSHRISGTVYDAKDSLAIPGVSVLLKGSGFGTQTDAKGNYSIIVPDDNAVLTFSFIGYTTQDVKAGKGNTLKVYLHATSNQLNEVVVTGYGIQKRMAVTGSVSSIAAKSYKAKGLSGKASGLVTIGNASAIYGYSANADVLKSYQPPVVTDESYKGIEENGFKAVSAEPLSTFSVDVDAASYSNVRRFINSGQLPPADAVRIEEMINYFSYNLPGPTDNGPVAIHTELSAAPWNSKHRLLRIGLKARTIPTEKLPASNLVFLIDVSGSMNEPNKLPLVQSSLKMLVNQLRAQDKVTLVVYAGAAGVVLPATGGDKKETINNAIDNLSAGGSTAGGQGIKLAYQIAKQNFMKSGNNRVILATDGDFNVGASSDDDMQKLIERERESGISLSVLGFGMGNYKDSKMETLADKGNGNYAYIDNITEARKTLVSEFGGTLFTIAKDVKLQVEFNPAKVQAYRLVGYENRVLAKEDFNDDKKDAGDMGSGHTVTAFYEIVPAGIKDDYSVSVDPLKYQKPKPVAYSNSSDEMMTIKFRYKEPTSLKSKLSQVTVKDEPINLKSTSTDFRFAAAVAEIGMLLRDSKFKQNSGYDQAIKMARAAKGDDTEGYRAEFIKLAESARLLGKTELAAKEDNNADE, encoded by the coding sequence ATGAAAAAGTTAGTTTTAATTATTTTATTGTTTGCCGGTTTAACTGGGTTTAAGCCTAATAACAGCCACCGCATTAGCGGAACCGTATATGATGCCAAAGATAGTTTAGCAATACCGGGGGTATCGGTTTTGCTTAAGGGCTCAGGTTTTGGAACACAAACCGATGCCAAAGGCAACTATTCCATTATTGTACCCGATGACAACGCCGTACTTACCTTCAGCTTTATAGGTTACACCACGCAGGATGTAAAAGCAGGTAAAGGCAACACGTTGAAAGTTTACCTTCACGCAACGTCAAACCAGTTAAACGAGGTTGTTGTAACCGGTTATGGGATACAAAAACGGATGGCAGTTACCGGAAGTGTAAGTAGTATAGCTGCAAAATCATACAAGGCAAAAGGCTTAAGCGGCAAAGCATCTGGCCTTGTAACAATAGGAAATGCATCAGCCATTTACGGTTATTCGGCTAATGCTGATGTTTTGAAAAGCTACCAGCCTCCTGTGGTTACCGATGAAAGTTACAAAGGCATCGAAGAAAATGGTTTTAAAGCAGTGTCGGCCGAACCGCTCTCTACATTTTCGGTTGATGTAGATGCGGCTTCGTACAGCAATGTAAGGCGCTTTATCAATAGCGGCCAGTTACCACCTGCAGATGCTGTGAGGATTGAAGAAATGATAAACTATTTTAGCTACAACCTGCCGGGGCCAACAGATAACGGCCCCGTGGCCATCCATACCGAACTATCCGCAGCCCCATGGAATAGCAAACACCGCCTGCTGCGCATAGGCCTTAAAGCCAGAACAATACCAACCGAAAAACTGCCTGCATCAAACCTGGTATTTTTAATAGATGTATCGGGATCCATGAACGAGCCTAATAAATTGCCCCTGGTGCAATCGTCATTAAAAATGCTGGTTAACCAACTGCGGGCGCAAGATAAGGTTACCCTGGTTGTTTACGCCGGCGCGGCTGGCGTAGTGCTGCCTGCAACCGGCGGCGATAAAAAGGAAACCATTAACAATGCCATTGATAATTTAAGCGCGGGCGGCTCAACAGCCGGCGGACAAGGCATTAAGCTGGCTTACCAGATTGCTAAACAAAACTTTATGAAAAGCGGCAATAACCGGGTGATTTTAGCTACCGATGGCGATTTTAACGTAGGTGCATCAAGCGATGATGACATGCAAAAGCTGATTGAGCGCGAAAGGGAAAGCGGCATCTCGTTATCGGTTTTAGGTTTTGGCATGGGTAATTACAAGGATAGCAAGATGGAAACCCTGGCCGATAAAGGCAACGGGAACTATGCCTATATTGATAATATAACCGAAGCCCGCAAAACCCTGGTAAGCGAATTTGGCGGCACCTTATTTACCATTGCCAAAGATGTAAAACTACAGGTAGAGTTTAACCCCGCCAAAGTACAGGCCTACCGCCTGGTTGGTTACGAAAACCGGGTACTGGCCAAAGAGGATTTTAATGATGATAAAAAAGATGCCGGCGATATGGGCTCGGGCCATACGGTTACCGCTTTTTATGAGATAGTGCCTGCGGGGATAAAGGATGATTATTCGGTCAGTGTCGATCCGTTAAAATATCAGAAACCTAAACCTGTTGCCTATTCAAATTCATCTGATGAAATGATGACCATCAAATTCAGGTATAAGGAGCCAACATCCTTAAAAAGTAAATTGAGCCAGGTTACGGTTAAAGATGAGCCAATTAACCTGAAATCAACATCAACCGATTTTAGGTTTGCCGCCGCTGTTGCCGAAATTGGGATGCTACTGCGCGATTCGAAATTTAAACAAAACTCTGGTTATGATCAGGCTATTAAAATGGCCCGGGCCGCCAAGGGCGATGACACCGAAGGCTACCGCGCCGAATTTATTAAACTGGCCGAAAGCGCCAGGCTGTTAGGCAAAACAGAACTTGCTGCAAAAGAAGACAATAATGCAGACGAATAA
- a CDS encoding low molecular weight protein tyrosine phosphatase family protein, with product MANLLFICSKNQWRSPTAELLFKNHPEHTAHSAGTSATARIRVTQKMIDRADVIFVMERRHKQLLSQRLDVSGKQVKVLDIEDNYQFNDPELIEILRTVLSGYL from the coding sequence TTGGCCAACCTCCTTTTCATCTGCAGCAAAAACCAATGGCGCAGCCCAACGGCCGAGTTGTTGTTTAAAAATCATCCGGAACATACCGCCCACTCGGCAGGTACCAGCGCCACGGCCCGTATCCGGGTAACCCAAAAAATGATTGACCGGGCCGATGTTATATTTGTAATGGAGCGCAGGCATAAACAGCTGCTAAGCCAACGCCTGGACGTAAGCGGCAAGCAGGTAAAAGTGCTGGATATTGAAGATAACTATCAATTTAACGATCCCGAACTGATTGAAATATTAAGGACTGTTTTAAGCGGATACCTATAG
- a CDS encoding FKBP-type peptidyl-prolyl cis-trans isomerase — translation MYYQVVKPGTGAAATINSTVTVNYRGKLLNGPPFDSANGYSSPLAALVRGWQIGVPHIKAGGNIVLFVPSALGYGGASLGPIPPNSVLIFDIDLTGVK, via the coding sequence CTGTACTACCAGGTTGTTAAACCGGGTACGGGCGCCGCAGCAACCATCAATTCTACGGTTACGGTAAATTATAGGGGCAAACTGCTTAACGGGCCACCATTTGATTCGGCAAATGGTTACTCTTCACCATTAGCCGCCTTGGTAAGGGGGTGGCAAATAGGTGTACCACATATAAAAGCGGGTGGTAATATTGTACTGTTTGTGCCATCGGCTTTGGGCTATGGCGGCGCATCGTTAGGGCCTATCCCGCCAAATTCGGTGCTTATTTTTGATATTGATTTGACTGGGGTAAAGTAA
- a CDS encoding mechanosensitive ion channel family protein, with protein MQNVSFYSTAIFAWLSTFGINLLSAVLVFVIGLYIISWVGRLLSVSMAKGKIDVSLQSFLGSVMTAGLRVLLLITVAGMLGIQTTSFVAIIGALGLAVGLALQGSLANFAGGVLILIFKPFKIGDIIDSQGQNGAVIEIQIFNTILLTPDNKTVILANGAVSNNTIVNYSRHGSIRVDISLEIEPQNDMDFVRKIATEACLNHPLVLAQPAPIVNVSKINEGKIGLGVCPFTKAQDYWSVLFGAQELIKKAFDEHKIGIHSPHLFITQVPGAATTHN; from the coding sequence ATGCAAAATGTTTCTTTTTACTCCACAGCAATTTTTGCCTGGTTAAGTACTTTCGGCATCAACTTATTGAGTGCCGTGCTTGTATTTGTTATTGGCCTTTATATTATCAGTTGGGTAGGCCGGTTGCTCAGCGTATCAATGGCCAAAGGAAAAATTGATGTATCGCTCCAATCATTTTTAGGCAGTGTAATGACGGCCGGCCTAAGGGTTTTACTGCTGATAACAGTTGCCGGTATGCTGGGCATTCAAACAACATCGTTTGTAGCTATTATTGGTGCCTTAGGATTGGCGGTAGGCCTGGCACTACAAGGCTCATTGGCCAACTTTGCCGGAGGTGTACTTATCCTGATTTTTAAACCATTTAAAATAGGCGACATTATTGACTCGCAAGGGCAAAACGGCGCTGTTATTGAAATCCAGATTTTTAACACCATATTGCTTACCCCAGATAACAAAACCGTTATACTGGCAAACGGGGCTGTATCAAACAATACCATTGTAAATTATAGCAGGCATGGCAGCATCAGGGTTGATATTTCGCTGGAGATTGAACCACAAAACGATATGGACTTTGTGCGTAAAATAGCTACGGAAGCCTGCCTGAACCACCCACTTGTTTTGGCACAACCTGCGCCCATTGTAAACGTATCTAAAATAAACGAAGGTAAAATTGGTCTTGGCGTTTGCCCATTTACCAAAGCCCAGGATTATTGGTCGGTGCTTTTTGGCGCGCAGGAGCTTATCAAAAAGGCTTTTGATGAGCATAAAATAGGCATTCATTCTCCGCACCTGTTTATTACCCAGGTGCCGGGCGCTGCAACAACACATAATTAA
- a CDS encoding RNA polymerase sigma factor — MTNFIKPGKTSTSTDDELLNIYRKNGDVAVLGQLYERYMGLVYGVCLKYLKDEDGAKDAVMGIFEELVDKVKKHDISIFRNWLYVLGRNYCLMQLRAGKKLDVINLDDVMEFTPLLHHDDNNREEAYKALEQCIDKLAGAQKQSIDLFYLQEKCYKEIAEVTGFSLNEVKSYIQNGKRNLKICLEKSSEH; from the coding sequence ATGACCAATTTTATTAAACCAGGCAAAACAAGCACATCAACGGATGACGAACTGCTTAACATTTACCGTAAAAACGGCGATGTTGCGGTTTTAGGACAACTATATGAACGCTATATGGGCCTGGTTTACGGCGTATGTTTAAAATACCTGAAAGATGAAGATGGCGCTAAAGATGCCGTAATGGGCATTTTTGAAGAACTGGTAGATAAAGTTAAAAAACACGACATCAGCATATTCAGGAACTGGCTTTACGTATTGGGCCGCAATTATTGCCTGATGCAGTTAAGGGCCGGCAAAAAGCTGGATGTAATTAATTTAGATGATGTTATGGAATTTACCCCATTACTGCATCATGATGATAATAACCGCGAAGAAGCCTATAAAGCTTTGGAGCAGTGCATTGATAAACTGGCCGGTGCCCAAAAACAAAGCATCGATTTGTTTTATTTACAAGAAAAGTGCTACAAAGAAATTGCCGAAGTAACAGGTTTTAGCCTGAACGAGGTAAAAAGTTATATACAAAACGGCAAACGCAACCTTAAAATTTGCCTGGAGAAGAGCAGTGAACACTAA
- a CDS encoding nuclear transport factor 2 family protein: MRKSILTMVYTSLLLILITSQKTIAADMAAEDTVKKINPEVLQTINTVLKASYTFDIDKVTDVYAPNAVVTDEQQPYSWNGQLAGVQWVNSVQKAVSDFKIRDFTVNIKKIKIFQQTEEVAYLIVPVEYTGTVNGDPFNEEGAFSFVFRYVSGKWLIKSQAWVPKNGL; encoded by the coding sequence ATGAGGAAAAGCATATTAACAATGGTGTACACAAGCTTGTTATTAATTTTAATAACAAGCCAAAAAACCATTGCTGCCGATATGGCCGCCGAAGATACCGTAAAGAAAATTAACCCCGAGGTTTTGCAAACCATTAATACGGTATTAAAGGCATCTTATACTTTTGATATTGATAAAGTTACCGATGTTTACGCCCCCAACGCCGTGGTTACCGACGAGCAGCAGCCTTATTCATGGAACGGGCAGCTGGCCGGTGTACAGTGGGTAAACTCGGTACAAAAGGCGGTGAGCGATTTTAAAATCCGAGATTTTACCGTAAACATAAAAAAGATAAAAATTTTTCAGCAAACCGAAGAGGTAGCCTACCTGATTGTACCCGTTGAATACACCGGCACCGTTAACGGCGACCCGTTTAACGAAGAAGGTGCGTTTTCCTTTGTGTTTCGGTACGTAAGCGGAAAATGGCTCATTAAAAGCCAGGCCTGGGTACCCAAAAACGGCTTGTAA
- a CDS encoding FKBP-type peptidyl-prolyl cis-trans isomerase, which produces MKKILLLLLLPMAMLSSSCLKSNNNVVPFDAAKQAATDETTIQAYLAAHTEIHAVKDTTGVYYQIITQGTGATPALTSTISAAYTGKLTNGTIFDSSTNLVYKLNGLIPAWQIALPYLKTGGQMLIITPSRYAYGNAQAGIIPANSVLIFSVNLTAVAN; this is translated from the coding sequence ATGAAAAAAATTCTACTGTTACTCTTATTGCCAATGGCGATGCTGTCATCATCATGCCTCAAATCAAATAATAATGTGGTGCCTTTTGACGCTGCTAAACAGGCTGCTACCGATGAGACAACCATCCAGGCTTACCTGGCTGCACATACCGAAATACATGCGGTAAAGGATACAACAGGTGTTTATTACCAGATAATTACACAGGGTACCGGTGCTACCCCGGCCTTAACAAGTACAATATCTGCCGCTTATACCGGTAAATTAACCAATGGAACTATTTTTGATTCAAGCACAAACCTGGTGTATAAACTCAATGGCCTGATACCAGCGTGGCAAATTGCATTGCCATACCTTAAAACAGGCGGGCAAATGCTGATAATTACCCCATCGCGCTACGCCTATGGCAATGCGCAGGCCGGTATTATTCCCGCAAATTCAGTATTGATATTTTCTGTCAATTTAACTGCGGTAGCCAATTAG